The genomic region GGGAAACGTCACGGCCCAAGGGAGATCGCAGGCGCCGCCGAAGCAACAACCTTGCATCAAGCAGCCGAGCCGCCCTAGGCCAGCGCCGAGCGCGCAACTGGGGGCGATCAGGTCGGCCATTGCCAACGCCGGCAATTGATACTTGCGGCAAAACGCGAAGAGCGCGATCACACCGCCGATCAGCGAGCCGTATACGACGAGCCCGCCTTCGTTGAACTTGACGACTTCCAGCAACGTCGCCTGCCAGGTGGGGCGGCTGAATTGCTGATCCCAATACTGCCAGACATAGAACAGCCGTGCGCCTGACATCCCGCCGGCGAACAGCCAAAAGGCGAGGCTGTAGATGACCTCCACGTCCATCCGCAATTGCCACGCGCGGAAGATGGCGAGCGCCACAGCGCTTACGACGGCCACCAGCAGCAGCGTCCCATAGCCGCGAATCGGCAGGCCAAGACCTGGTTCGACGATGGTCTTCGAAAAATAGATCGCCACGCCGACGAGTGCGACCAGCAAGACGCCACTCTTGAGTTCCGCGGTTCTCCCCGCCCGCAACAGCCATACAGCCCAGACAATGGCGGCCACGGCCCAGACGCCCATCAACAGCCCCACGCCGAACACGGGAATCCCCGTGCCGGGAATCACGTCGGGAATGTAGAAGAGGGTGGAGTGCATGGGAATTCAGAATGCA from Planctomycetia bacterium harbors:
- a CDS encoding prolipoprotein diacylglyceryl transferase, translated to MHSTLFYIPDVIPGTGIPVFGVGLLMGVWAVAAIVWAVWLLRAGRTAELKSGVLLVALVGVAIYFSKTIVEPGLGLPIRGYGTLLLVAVVSAVALAIFRAWQLRMDVEVIYSLAFWLFAGGMSGARLFYVWQYWDQQFSRPTWQATLLEVVKFNEGGLVVYGSLIGGVIALFAFCRKYQLPALAMADLIAPSCALGAGLGRLGCLMQGCCFGGACDLPWAVTFP